A section of the Metabacillus endolithicus genome encodes:
- the kdgD gene encoding 5-dehydro-4-deoxyglucarate dehydratase, whose protein sequence is MQPIRTAPKGILGFPIAPFTANNKLDEKKLAHNIQFLLDEGLEAIFVACAAGEYPSLSKEEYEAMVEVAVSVTNKKVPVYTGVGGNIQTSLELAKISEDKGADGYLILPPYLVPGEQVGLANYFKTIAESTSLNAIVYQRDQIALSIPSLEALADVPQVVGVKDGLGNMELNTLLTQTFKQRFSWLNGMPLAEVTMPAYVPLGFDSYSSAISNYIPHISRKFYNAVLNNDQVLIDDLYQHVILPINNIRRQRNGYAVSLIKAGMEIVGIPVGQTVRLPILPVEKEHYAEMEKVIENAFNRYPKELAVQSI, encoded by the coding sequence ATGCAACCCATTCGAACAGCACCTAAAGGAATACTTGGTTTTCCCATTGCCCCGTTTACAGCAAACAACAAACTTGATGAAAAAAAGCTCGCTCACAATATTCAATTTTTATTAGATGAAGGACTTGAAGCTATTTTTGTTGCCTGTGCGGCTGGTGAATATCCCTCTTTAAGCAAAGAAGAATATGAGGCAATGGTTGAGGTGGCTGTGAGTGTGACAAATAAAAAGGTACCTGTTTACACAGGAGTTGGTGGAAATATCCAAACTTCATTAGAGCTTGCAAAAATTTCTGAGGATAAAGGAGCCGATGGCTATTTAATCCTACCTCCTTATCTTGTCCCAGGTGAACAAGTAGGTTTAGCTAATTATTTTAAAACAATAGCTGAAAGTACTTCTTTAAACGCAATTGTTTATCAAAGAGATCAGATTGCCCTATCAATTCCTTCTTTGGAAGCGCTCGCTGATGTACCTCAGGTTGTTGGCGTTAAAGACGGCCTAGGAAACATGGAATTGAATACTTTATTAACCCAAACGTTTAAACAGCGTTTCAGCTGGTTAAATGGAATGCCTTTAGCTGAAGTGACAATGCCTGCTTATGTACCACTTGGCTTTGACTCCTATTCTTCAGCAATCTCGAATTATATTCCACACATTTCCAGAAAATTCTATAACGCGGTGCTGAACAATGACCAGGTGTTAATTGATGATCTTTATCAACACGTCATTTTGCCAATCAATAATATTCGCCGTCAACGAAATGGTTATGCTGTATCTCTTATTAAAGCTGGTATGGAGATTGTGGGTATCCCAGTTGGTCAAACAGTTAGGCTGCCAATCCTTCCTGTTGAGAAGGAACATTATGCTGAAATGGAAAAGGTAATAGAAAATGCATTCAATAGATATCCAAAGGAATTGGCTGTTCAGTCAATCTAA